In a genomic window of Timaviella obliquedivisa GSE-PSE-MK23-08B:
- a CDS encoding photosystem II q(b) protein — MTTTLQQRESASLWDRFCSWVTSTDNRLYVGWFGVL; from the coding sequence ATGACAACAACCTTACAACAACGCGAAAGTGCATCCCTGTGGGATCGCTTTTGTAGCTGGGTCACCTCCACCGACAACCGCCTCTACGTAGGCTGGTTCGGCGTTTTGA